From one Streptomyces sp. CA-210063 genomic stretch:
- a CDS encoding MarR family winged helix-turn-helix transcriptional regulator — protein sequence MSDQDELAPREREAWLALSGMLSAVPAALERHLQRDAGLSLVEFQTLSMLANTAGHRVRMSDLAAAASSSPSRISRVVTGLVSDGLVIRSADPADRRVVYAALTPEGSARFRAASPGHARLMKAALFDRLSSSELEKLVKTVSGITDAFDESGRGAPSS from the coding sequence ATGTCTGACCAGGATGAATTGGCTCCGCGGGAGCGAGAGGCGTGGCTCGCCCTCTCGGGGATGCTGTCAGCGGTTCCCGCTGCGCTGGAGCGTCACCTGCAACGTGACGCCGGACTGAGTCTGGTGGAGTTCCAGACGCTGTCCATGCTCGCGAACACCGCAGGTCATCGGGTGCGGATGAGTGATCTGGCGGCGGCGGCCAGTTCGTCGCCGTCACGCATCTCACGTGTGGTGACAGGACTGGTATCGGACGGTCTCGTCATCCGCTCAGCCGATCCGGCGGACCGGCGGGTGGTGTATGCGGCCCTCACTCCAGAGGGCAGCGCCAGGTTCCGAGCGGCTTCGCCCGGCCATGCACGGCTGATGAAGGCGGCATTGTTCGACCGTCTCAGCAGCAGCGAGTTGGAGAAGCTGGTGAAGACCGTTTCGGGAATCACGGACGCCTTCGACGAGTCCGGCCGGGGGGCTCCGTCCTCCTGA
- a CDS encoding SMP-30/gluconolactonase/LRE family protein, whose product MGSKPRKLGARATAGGLLACLVLSACGSGDQDAQADKTDEARTPSATASASADTNCKPSRDGRITPVCNLQSPEDFQLLPGSENQMVVSLGNGPVYKGPSSLALLDTDTKAVTKLAVQEKPLKGWGDAGCTPPEGEFSFHGLNVQKLKDGTVRVLVVNHSKRESVELFQLDRSTSRPKLMWRGCVKTPPESYINDVAGLPDGGFVVTVMASAKDMQPEGFDSIFSGKNTGPVYRWSPTGGVRTLPGTMKPGPNGVQVSADGRTMHFAEYTGFKMARYDLEAEKMTGEANLDIVPDNVSMGPDGELVMVGVATLAETRECPESGLTKCDHPVRVQAVDPDSLKVTDIPVDGLNVLRGATVAVPAGDALYVSSVANDRIVRFTYDGLKGK is encoded by the coding sequence ATGGGATCGAAGCCGCGAAAGCTCGGGGCCAGGGCGACGGCGGGAGGACTGCTGGCCTGCCTGGTGCTGTCGGCTTGCGGATCCGGTGACCAGGATGCGCAGGCCGACAAGACCGATGAGGCCCGCACACCATCCGCTACCGCATCCGCGTCCGCTGATACGAACTGCAAGCCCTCGCGGGACGGTCGGATCACGCCGGTCTGCAACCTGCAGTCTCCCGAGGATTTCCAGCTGCTGCCCGGCAGCGAGAACCAGATGGTGGTGTCCCTGGGTAACGGGCCCGTCTACAAGGGCCCCAGCTCCCTCGCCCTGCTGGACACGGACACCAAGGCGGTCACCAAGCTTGCCGTGCAGGAGAAGCCCCTGAAGGGCTGGGGGGACGCCGGATGTACGCCTCCCGAAGGCGAGTTCAGTTTCCACGGCCTGAACGTGCAGAAGTTGAAGGACGGCACCGTTCGCGTCCTGGTGGTCAATCACTCCAAGCGTGAGTCGGTCGAGCTTTTCCAGCTTGACCGGTCCACTTCGCGTCCCAAACTCATGTGGCGCGGCTGCGTGAAGACACCCCCCGAGTCCTACATCAACGACGTGGCGGGCCTGCCGGACGGCGGTTTCGTGGTGACGGTCATGGCGTCGGCGAAGGACATGCAGCCAGAGGGCTTCGACTCCATCTTCAGTGGAAAGAACACGGGGCCCGTCTACCGCTGGTCACCCACGGGCGGCGTCCGCACCCTTCCCGGCACGATGAAGCCTGGCCCTAACGGCGTCCAGGTCTCCGCCGATGGCCGCACCATGCACTTCGCGGAGTACACCGGTTTCAAGATGGCCCGCTACGACCTCGAGGCCGAGAAAATGACCGGCGAGGCCAATCTGGACATCGTTCCCGACAATGTGAGCATGGGCCCTGACGGCGAACTGGTCATGGTAGGCGTCGCGACTCTGGCCGAGACCCGCGAATGCCCCGAGTCCGGCCTGACCAAGTGCGACCACCCGGTACGCGTCCAGGCAGTCGACCCTGACAGCCTGAAGGTCACAGATATCCCCGTGGACGGCCTGAACGTCCTGCGTGGCGCCACCGTGGCAGTTCCCGCCGGCGACGCCCTCTATGTGAGCTCCGTCGCCAACGACAGGATCGTCCGCTTCACCTACGACGGCCTGAAGGGCAAGTGA